In the Mycobacteriales bacterium genome, one interval contains:
- a CDS encoding uroporphyrinogen-III synthase, producing MSSSKPRPPATKKTAGQVALVGAGSGDPGLLTVRAAQLLATADLILADARVGEALLADARVDAEVVRTEPGQAQGAPLVAASRDGRLAVRLLPGDPYATPEGVKEAETVLKARQRLEVVPGLSDESLVPGYAGIAGGLPRTVARVDDRTPWRQLATAPGTLVLLTCAADVAKSAAALVEHGRRGGEQVAVTVRGTTAEQRTVTATLDTVEAVAGSAELAGEAVVVVGDVVKKADRLAWFESRALYGWRVLVPRTRDQAGALSAVLRSYGAVPVEVPTIAVEPPRTPAPMERAVKGLHDGKYAWIAFTSVNAVKAVREKLEEYGLDARALSGVRVAAVGDATAQAIVDFGIRPDLVPSGQQSSEGLLADWAPYDEVFDPIDRVFLPRADIATDTLIAGLQELGWQVDDITAYRTVRAAPPPAETREALKGGGYDAVLFTSSSTVRNLVGIAGKPHDSTILACIGPQTAATARELGLRVDVLSPRPDVAALVEALAVFAVERREAALPEIAPLPSAAHRRKKARAAAAGR from the coding sequence ATGAGCTCCAGCAAGCCCCGGCCCCCGGCCACGAAGAAGACGGCCGGCCAGGTCGCCCTCGTCGGCGCCGGCAGCGGCGATCCCGGACTGCTCACGGTGCGGGCGGCGCAGCTGCTGGCGACCGCCGACCTCATCCTTGCCGACGCCCGCGTCGGCGAGGCGCTGCTCGCCGACGCCCGCGTCGACGCCGAGGTCGTGCGCACCGAGCCGGGCCAGGCGCAGGGCGCCCCGCTGGTCGCGGCGAGCAGGGACGGCCGGCTCGCCGTCCGGCTGCTCCCCGGTGACCCCTATGCGACCCCCGAGGGGGTCAAGGAGGCCGAGACGGTCCTCAAGGCCAGGCAGCGCCTGGAGGTCGTCCCCGGCCTGAGCGACGAGTCGCTCGTCCCCGGCTACGCCGGCATCGCGGGCGGCCTGCCCCGCACGGTCGCCCGGGTCGACGACCGGACCCCGTGGCGGCAGCTCGCGACCGCGCCCGGGACCCTCGTGCTGCTGACCTGCGCCGCCGACGTCGCCAAGAGCGCCGCCGCGCTGGTCGAGCACGGCCGCCGGGGCGGGGAGCAGGTCGCGGTCACCGTGCGCGGCACCACTGCGGAGCAGCGGACCGTCACCGCGACGCTGGACACTGTGGAGGCCGTGGCCGGCAGCGCCGAGCTGGCCGGCGAGGCGGTCGTGGTGGTCGGCGACGTGGTCAAGAAGGCCGACCGGCTGGCCTGGTTCGAGAGCCGCGCGCTGTACGGCTGGCGAGTGCTCGTCCCGCGCACCCGCGACCAGGCCGGCGCGCTGTCGGCGGTGCTGCGCTCGTACGGCGCCGTGCCGGTCGAGGTGCCCACCATCGCCGTCGAGCCGCCACGCACACCCGCGCCGATGGAGCGCGCGGTCAAGGGCCTGCACGACGGGAAGTACGCCTGGATCGCCTTCACCTCCGTCAACGCCGTCAAGGCGGTTCGCGAGAAGCTCGAGGAGTACGGCCTGGACGCCCGCGCGCTGTCCGGTGTGCGGGTGGCCGCCGTCGGCGACGCCACCGCGCAGGCGATCGTCGACTTCGGCATCCGCCCGGACCTGGTGCCGAGCGGCCAGCAGTCCAGCGAGGGCCTGCTCGCGGACTGGGCGCCGTACGACGAGGTCTTCGACCCGATCGACCGGGTCTTCCTGCCGCGGGCGGACATCGCGACCGACACGCTGATTGCCGGGCTGCAGGAGCTGGGCTGGCAGGTCGACGACATCACCGCCTACCGCACGGTGCGCGCCGCCCCGCCGCCCGCGGAGACCCGCGAGGCGCTCAAGGGCGGCGGCTACGACGCGGTGCTGTTCACCTCGTCCTCGACCGTGCGCAACCTCGTCGGTATCGCCGGTAAGCCGCACGACAGCACGATCCTGGCCTGCATCGGCCCGCAGACCGCCGCGACCGCGCGGGAGTTGGGGCTGCGTGTCGACGTGCTCTCACCCAGGCCCGACGTGGCGGCCCTGGTCGAGGCGCTGGCGGTCTTCGCCGTCGAGCGGCGGGAGGCGGCCCTTCCCGAGATCGCCCCGCTGCCGAGCGCTGCGCACCGCCGTAAGAAGGCGCGTGCGGCGGCCGCTGGACGGTGA
- a CDS encoding redox-sensing transcriptional repressor Rex — protein MTTQAVPAGRQLTAAARVLPPRAGRAARGGGAARVGVPEATVARLPVYLRALRALGDAGRRTVSSEALAAASGVGSAKLRKDLSHLGSYGTRGVGYDVQELVFHISAALGLGRRWAVVLVGVGNLGSALAGYGGFDGRGFCIAALVDADDARTGEVVAGLPVRSLDELPDIVREQRVSIGVIATPATAAQDVCDRLVAAGVRSILNFAPAVLQVPEGVDVRRVDLSNELQILSFHEHRKATATMPAEVPA, from the coding sequence GTGACCACGCAGGCCGTTCCCGCAGGCCGCCAGCTGACCGCCGCTGCCCGGGTGCTGCCTCCGCGCGCGGGACGTGCCGCCCGGGGTGGGGGCGCGGCGCGGGTCGGGGTCCCCGAGGCCACCGTCGCCCGGCTGCCGGTCTACCTGCGCGCGCTGCGTGCGCTCGGTGACGCGGGTCGCAGGACCGTCAGCAGCGAGGCGCTGGCGGCCGCCTCCGGTGTCGGCTCGGCCAAGCTCCGCAAAGATCTGTCGCACCTGGGCTCCTACGGCACCCGCGGGGTCGGCTACGACGTGCAGGAGCTGGTCTTCCACATCAGTGCCGCGCTCGGGCTGGGCCGGCGCTGGGCGGTCGTGCTGGTCGGTGTGGGCAACCTCGGGTCGGCCCTCGCCGGCTACGGCGGGTTCGACGGCCGCGGCTTCTGCATCGCCGCACTGGTCGACGCGGACGACGCACGGACCGGTGAGGTGGTGGCCGGGCTGCCCGTCCGGTCGCTGGACGAGCTGCCCGACATCGTGCGTGAGCAGCGGGTGTCGATCGGTGTCATCGCCACGCCCGCGACGGCCGCGCAGGATGTCTGCGACCGGTTGGTCGCGGCCGGCGTGCGCAGCATCCTGAACTTCGCTCCCGCCGTGCTGCAGGTGCCCGAAGGGGTCGACGTGCGCCGCGTCGACCTGTCGAACGAGCTGCAGATCCTGTCCTTCCACGAGCACCGCAAGGCCACGGCGACGATGCCCGCCGAGGTGCCGGCATGA
- the hemL gene encoding glutamate-1-semialdehyde 2,1-aminomutase, which yields MTYPYDAPLSETLFQRASAVIPGGVNSPVRAFQAVGGTPRFMTSGHGAYLTDADGRDYVDLVGSWGPMILGHAHPAVVEALQLAAAGGTSFGTPTEGEVRLAELIVERVGPVEQVRLVSSGTEATMSAIRLARGFTGRSKVVKFAGCYHGHVDALLASAGSGLATFGLPDTPGVTGAMTAETIVLPYNDLSAAQTAFEQHGEQIAVVITEAAAANMGVVPPLPGFNAGLKALCAQYGALLVLDEVMTGFRVSRAGHFGLEGVAPDLFTFGKVMGGGLPAAAFGGRADVMGRLAPAGPVYQAGTLSGNPLAVAAGRTTLEHCTEQVYAHLDATAETVGRLASEALTSAGVAHRLNRAGSLFSIFFCDHAVVDYATATRQNVLRYKAFFHEMLSRGVYLPPSAYEAWFVSAAHDDAALSRVAAALPHAARAAAALSTPDLLAPPQAEDRA from the coding sequence ATGACCTATCCGTACGACGCGCCGCTGAGCGAGACCCTGTTCCAGCGGGCCTCCGCCGTCATCCCGGGCGGCGTCAACAGCCCGGTTCGCGCCTTCCAGGCCGTCGGCGGCACGCCGCGCTTCATGACCAGCGGCCACGGTGCCTACCTCACCGATGCGGACGGCCGTGACTACGTCGACCTCGTCGGTAGTTGGGGGCCGATGATTCTCGGCCACGCGCACCCCGCGGTCGTCGAGGCGCTCCAGCTCGCCGCGGCGGGCGGCACCAGCTTCGGCACCCCCACCGAGGGCGAGGTCCGGCTGGCCGAGCTGATCGTCGAGCGGGTCGGGCCGGTCGAGCAGGTGCGACTGGTCAGCTCCGGCACCGAGGCGACCATGAGCGCGATCCGGCTGGCCCGTGGGTTCACCGGCCGCAGCAAGGTCGTGAAGTTCGCCGGCTGCTACCACGGGCACGTCGACGCGCTGCTCGCGAGCGCGGGCAGTGGCCTGGCCACCTTCGGCCTGCCGGACACCCCCGGCGTCACCGGAGCCATGACCGCCGAGACCATCGTGCTGCCCTACAACGACCTGTCGGCCGCGCAGACGGCGTTCGAGCAGCACGGCGAGCAGATCGCGGTCGTCATCACCGAGGCCGCGGCCGCCAACATGGGCGTCGTTCCGCCGCTGCCCGGCTTCAACGCGGGACTGAAGGCGCTGTGCGCGCAGTACGGCGCCCTGCTCGTCCTCGACGAGGTGATGACCGGCTTCCGGGTCTCGAGGGCCGGTCACTTCGGGCTCGAGGGCGTCGCGCCGGACCTGTTCACCTTCGGCAAGGTGATGGGCGGTGGCCTGCCGGCAGCGGCCTTCGGCGGCCGCGCCGACGTCATGGGCCGGCTCGCACCCGCGGGCCCGGTCTACCAGGCCGGCACCCTGTCGGGGAACCCGCTCGCGGTCGCGGCGGGCCGCACCACGCTGGAGCACTGCACCGAGCAGGTCTACGCGCACCTGGACGCCACCGCCGAGACCGTCGGCCGGCTCGCCTCCGAGGCGCTGACCTCCGCCGGCGTCGCGCACCGCCTCAACCGCGCCGGTAGCCTGTTCAGCATCTTCTTCTGTGATCACGCGGTGGTGGACTACGCGACCGCCACGCGGCAGAACGTGCTGCGGTACAAGGCCTTCTTCCACGAGATGCTGAGCCGCGGCGTCTACCTGCCACCCAGCGCGTACGAGGCGTGGTTCGTCAGCGCGGCCCACGACGACGCCGCGCTCTCACGGGTCGCCGCGGCGTTGCCGCACGCCGCTCGGGCCGCCGCGGCGCTCTCCACTCCCGACCTCCTCGCACCCCCCCAGGCGGAGGACCGCGCATGA
- a CDS encoding AMP-binding protein has protein sequence MPVTPTAPAGNLADLVRAAAQRRGPHPAFQHHGTAMTWAQVDAAVDAAAAGLRARGLQPGDRAGICLGNTPDFPVAYFGVLRAGLVAVPLNPGYTADELRYALGDSGARAVIGGTETAPAVLRAAAALDDLEHVLLAGGDNLPSGGASWAELLEQGAAAGAVDSIGGGEDLAVLLYTSGTSGRPKGAMLPHRALLANLEQGARIEPPVITPDDVVLLVLPLFHVYGLNAVLGAVAREAATGVLCERFEPVETLAEIRRCAVTSVVGAPPMYVAWSMLPDIGDAFASVRLALSGAAPLPEQVQSRLLDLTGHHVFEGYGLTETAPVLASTLMSEVAKPASIGRPVPGVELRLVDGAGGDVEDGDPGEIVVRGANLFTGYWPDGAGGPDADGWFATGDVAYLDQDGDLHLVDRRQELVLVSGFNVYPREVEDVLVTHPDVEEAAVLGIPHPYTGESVKALVVPVPGATPSADDLIAHCAQSLARFKCPTAVELVTQLPHSATGKVSKGRLRELSA, from the coding sequence ATGCCCGTGACGCCCACTGCTCCCGCCGGGAACCTCGCCGATCTGGTGCGCGCTGCGGCGCAGCGACGGGGGCCGCATCCGGCCTTCCAGCACCACGGTACGGCGATGACGTGGGCGCAGGTCGATGCCGCCGTCGACGCCGCTGCAGCCGGTCTGCGCGCGAGGGGGCTGCAGCCCGGTGACCGGGCCGGCATCTGCCTCGGCAACACCCCCGACTTCCCGGTCGCGTACTTCGGGGTGCTGCGGGCCGGCCTGGTCGCGGTGCCGCTGAATCCCGGCTACACCGCCGACGAGCTGCGCTACGCGCTCGGCGACAGTGGCGCGCGAGCCGTGATCGGCGGCACCGAGACGGCCCCCGCGGTGCTGCGGGCGGCGGCCGCACTGGACGACCTCGAGCACGTCCTCCTCGCCGGTGGTGACAACCTGCCGTCCGGTGGCGCGAGCTGGGCCGAGTTGCTCGAGCAGGGCGCCGCGGCCGGCGCCGTCGACAGCATCGGCGGCGGCGAGGATCTCGCCGTCCTGCTCTACACCTCGGGCACCAGCGGCCGACCCAAGGGCGCGATGCTGCCGCACCGGGCCCTGCTCGCGAACCTCGAGCAGGGCGCGCGGATCGAGCCGCCGGTGATCACGCCCGACGACGTGGTGCTGCTCGTGCTGCCGCTGTTCCACGTCTACGGGCTGAACGCCGTGCTCGGCGCCGTCGCCCGCGAGGCGGCGACCGGCGTGCTGTGCGAACGCTTCGAGCCGGTCGAGACGCTGGCCGAGATCCGCCGCTGTGCCGTGACCAGCGTCGTCGGTGCCCCTCCGATGTACGTCGCGTGGTCGATGCTGCCCGACATCGGTGATGCCTTCGCCTCCGTTCGCCTGGCCCTGTCCGGGGCCGCCCCGCTGCCCGAACAGGTCCAGTCCCGGCTGCTCGACCTGACGGGGCACCACGTCTTCGAGGGCTACGGCCTGACCGAGACCGCCCCCGTGCTGGCCAGCACGCTCATGAGCGAGGTGGCCAAACCCGCGTCGATCGGTCGGCCGGTGCCGGGTGTCGAGCTGCGACTGGTCGACGGGGCCGGTGGCGATGTCGAGGACGGTGACCCGGGCGAGATCGTCGTACGAGGTGCCAATCTGTTCACCGGCTACTGGCCGGACGGGGCGGGCGGGCCGGACGCGGACGGCTGGTTCGCCACCGGCGACGTCGCCTACCTCGACCAGGACGGTGACCTGCACTTGGTGGATCGGCGCCAGGAGCTGGTCCTGGTCAGCGGCTTCAACGTCTACCCGCGCGAGGTCGAGGACGTCCTGGTCACGCACCCGGACGTCGAGGAGGCCGCCGTTCTGGGAATTCCGCACCCCTACACCGGCGAGTCCGTGAAGGCGCTGGTCGTGCCGGTGCCGGGCGCGACCCCCTCGGCCGACGATCTCATCGCGCACTGCGCGCAGTCGCTGGCCCGTTTCAAGTGCCCGACCGCGGTCGAGCTCGTGACCCAGCTGCCGCACAGCGCCACCGGAAAGGTCAGCAAGGGCAGGCTGCGCGAGCTCTCGGCGTGA
- a CDS encoding M18 family aminopeptidase, with product MSLTAEQAGADLRAFVDASPSPFHAVAEMTRRLEQAGFTELSERDRWTLASGDARYVVRDGGSLIAFRVGSAPTAEAGIRLVGTHTDSPTFKLRPRYEVRRAGFRLLGVETYGGLLAHTWLDRELTVAGRIAVRGVEGGVEMHRVVLPNGPVRLPSLAIHLDRAVREGLQLDPQNQLVPIWGADRGGEPGLVEALADSAGIDAADVLGHDLVLADTQPSASTGADGSWIAAPRLDNLGSCHSAVLALLAAAPAAHTQLVVANDHEEVGSGSAEGARGPFLEDVVARVVAATSDRVPEGRRPYDPQDLQVTLARSRLVSADMAHAQHPNHAERHEPAHTPVLGGGPVLKLNANQSYATDARSGGWFAARCADAGVPLQHFVSRNDLPCGSTIGPLTATRLGLSTLDVGAPLLGMHSCRELGSAQDVPLMVRALTACLELG from the coding sequence ATGAGCCTCACCGCAGAGCAGGCCGGCGCGGATCTGCGCGCCTTCGTCGATGCCTCGCCCTCGCCGTTCCACGCCGTGGCCGAGATGACCCGGCGCCTGGAGCAGGCCGGCTTCACCGAACTGTCCGAGCGCGACCGCTGGACCCTCGCCTCCGGCGACGCCCGCTACGTCGTGCGCGACGGCGGCAGCCTGATCGCCTTCCGCGTCGGCTCGGCCCCCACCGCGGAGGCGGGCATCCGACTGGTCGGCACGCACACCGACTCGCCCACCTTCAAGCTCCGCCCGCGGTACGAGGTACGCCGGGCCGGCTTCCGCCTTCTCGGCGTGGAGACCTACGGCGGGCTGCTCGCGCACACCTGGCTGGACCGCGAGCTGACTGTCGCCGGCCGGATCGCGGTACGCGGTGTCGAGGGGGGCGTCGAGATGCACCGGGTGGTGCTGCCGAACGGGCCGGTGCGGCTGCCGAGCCTGGCCATCCATCTGGACCGGGCGGTCCGCGAGGGGCTCCAGCTGGACCCGCAGAACCAGCTCGTGCCGATCTGGGGAGCCGACCGCGGCGGCGAACCGGGGCTTGTCGAGGCGCTGGCGGACAGCGCGGGGATCGACGCCGCGGACGTGCTCGGCCACGACCTGGTGCTGGCCGACACGCAGCCGTCGGCGAGCACCGGCGCCGACGGCTCCTGGATCGCGGCGCCGCGACTGGACAACCTGGGCTCCTGCCACAGCGCCGTGCTCGCGCTGCTGGCCGCGGCGCCGGCCGCCCACACCCAGCTGGTCGTCGCGAACGACCACGAGGAGGTCGGCAGCGGGTCCGCCGAAGGCGCCCGCGGCCCGTTCCTCGAGGACGTCGTGGCCCGGGTCGTCGCCGCCACCAGCGACCGCGTCCCTGAGGGACGCCGGCCGTACGACCCGCAGGACCTGCAGGTCACCCTCGCCCGCTCGCGCCTGGTCAGCGCGGACATGGCGCACGCGCAGCACCCGAACCACGCCGAGCGGCACGAGCCTGCGCACACACCGGTGCTCGGCGGCGGCCCGGTGCTCAAGCTCAACGCCAACCAGTCCTACGCGACCGATGCCCGTAGCGGCGGCTGGTTCGCCGCCCGCTGCGCCGACGCCGGGGTGCCACTGCAGCACTTCGTCAGCCGCAACGACCTGCCCTGCGGCTCGACGATCGGCCCGCTCACGGCGACCCGACTGGGCCTGTCGACGCTGGACGTCGGCGCTCCGCTGCTGGGCATGCACTCCTGCCGCGAGCTGGGCTCGGCGCAGGACGTCCCACTCATGGTCCGCGCCCTGACCGCCTGCCTCGAGCTCGGCTGA
- a CDS encoding glutamyl-tRNA reductase: MSVLIVGISHRSAPVRLLEQVTVGVGDNSDVLQELRSSGPVAEAVVLSTCNRVEIYADTEGFHAGVDAVSDLLARLSGVPLDDLKRHLYVHWEGQAVLHLFEVACGLDSMVVGESQILGQLRRAYASARDGGAGPTLHELFQKALKVGKRAHSETGIDEAGRSLVTVGLERAVEAVGPLAGRSVLVVGAGSMGALAGATLRRVGAGDVVVANRTLERAQRLAVSLDGRGIGLDELDLALVDADVVVSSTGATGLVVSREQVERALDKRAGRPLAILDLALPRDIDPAVRDLPGITLVDLASLQEVLAGTEAGADVEAARGIVTQEVGEFLAWQRAAKIAPTVVALRSRADEVVDAELTRLTARLPSLDDAANAEVQATVRRVVDKLLHTPTVRVKELHEAPEGLSYAEALRELFGLDRAAPAAVIATPLSTVVGDPQAER; encoded by the coding sequence ATGAGCGTTCTGATCGTCGGCATCTCGCACCGCAGCGCGCCGGTCCGCCTGCTCGAGCAGGTCACCGTCGGCGTCGGCGACAACTCCGACGTGCTGCAGGAGCTGCGGTCCAGCGGCCCCGTCGCCGAGGCGGTCGTGCTGTCGACCTGCAACCGGGTGGAGATCTACGCCGACACCGAGGGCTTCCACGCCGGCGTCGACGCCGTCAGTGACCTGCTCGCCCGGCTCTCCGGCGTCCCGCTCGACGACCTCAAGCGCCACCTCTACGTCCACTGGGAGGGTCAGGCGGTCCTGCACCTGTTCGAGGTCGCCTGCGGCCTGGACTCGATGGTGGTCGGTGAGTCGCAGATCCTCGGCCAGCTGCGCCGGGCCTACGCCAGCGCGCGGGACGGCGGCGCCGGGCCGACGCTGCACGAGCTGTTCCAGAAGGCGCTCAAGGTCGGCAAGCGCGCCCACAGCGAGACCGGCATCGACGAGGCGGGCCGCTCGCTGGTGACGGTCGGCCTGGAGCGGGCGGTGGAGGCCGTCGGCCCGCTGGCCGGCCGCAGCGTGCTGGTCGTCGGCGCCGGCTCGATGGGCGCCCTCGCCGGCGCCACGCTGCGCCGTGTGGGTGCCGGCGACGTCGTCGTCGCCAACCGCACGCTGGAGCGCGCCCAGCGGCTGGCCGTGAGCCTGGACGGCCGGGGCATCGGCCTCGACGAGCTCGACCTCGCCCTGGTCGACGCCGACGTGGTGGTCTCCTCGACCGGTGCCACCGGGCTGGTGGTCTCACGCGAGCAGGTCGAGCGGGCCCTCGACAAGCGGGCCGGCCGGCCGCTGGCGATCCTCGACCTGGCCCTGCCGCGCGACATCGACCCCGCGGTCCGCGACCTGCCGGGCATCACGCTGGTCGACCTCGCCTCGCTCCAGGAGGTGCTGGCCGGCACCGAGGCCGGCGCCGACGTCGAGGCCGCCCGCGGCATCGTCACGCAGGAGGTCGGGGAGTTCCTGGCCTGGCAGCGTGCGGCGAAGATTGCTCCCACCGTGGTGGCGCTGCGCAGCCGCGCGGACGAGGTGGTCGACGCCGAGCTGACCCGGCTGACCGCCCGGCTGCCGTCGCTCGACGACGCCGCGAACGCCGAGGTGCAGGCCACCGTCCGCCGGGTGGTCGACAAGCTGCTGCACACCCCGACGGTCCGGGTGAAGGAGCTGCACGAGGCTCCCGAGGGGTTGTCGTACGCCGAGGCGCTGCGTGAGCTGTTCGGGCTCGACCGGGCCGCCCCGGCGGCGGTCATCGCGACGCCACTGTCCACCGTGGTGGGCGACCCGCAGGCCGAGCGGTGA
- a CDS encoding glutaredoxin family protein has protein sequence MRLRRRRPQLLTFVTRTGCALCEEALPIVQRLAADAGVPVELRDVDADAGDRARWSDHVPVVLLEGRPLSYWFVDPQALRRALRGRPSAWVEEVGPPLGHTRRDRTPERRRGGL, from the coding sequence GTGAGGCTGCGGCGCCGCCGTCCGCAGCTGCTCACCTTCGTCACCCGCACCGGCTGCGCTCTCTGCGAGGAGGCGCTCCCGATCGTGCAGCGGCTGGCCGCGGACGCCGGCGTCCCGGTCGAGCTGCGCGACGTGGACGCCGACGCCGGTGACCGGGCCCGTTGGAGCGATCACGTCCCGGTGGTGCTGCTCGAGGGCCGGCCGCTGTCCTACTGGTTCGTCGACCCCCAGGCGCTGCGGCGGGCGCTGCGCGGCCGGCCGTCGGCGTGGGTCGAGGAGGTGGGACCGCCGCTCGGCCACACCCGTCGTGATCGGACTCCGGAACGCCGCCGCGGCGGGTTGTGA
- the hemC gene encoding hydroxymethylbilane synthase, with protein MLRLGTRGSALALAQSRAVATALGESGCRVELVTVQTEGDVNSAAIAQIGGTGVFVTALRDALLAGEVDLAVHSYKDLPTAAAPGLVVAAVPVRADPRDALVARDGLTLGELPGGACIGTGSPRRTAQLRGLGLGYEVVPIRGNVDTRIAKVRSGELDAVVLARAGLARLDRLGDATEVIDPITMLPAPAQGALALECRTGDEELRGLLAALDDGDTRASVAAERALLAALEAGCTAPVGALAQVAEGDPDTGGGPEIYLRGLVAAVDGTDAVRLSATGSTSEAAEVGRRLARELLDLGAADLMGEPA; from the coding sequence CTGCTGCGGCTGGGCACCCGGGGCAGCGCCCTTGCGCTGGCCCAGTCCCGCGCCGTCGCCACGGCCCTCGGCGAGTCGGGCTGCCGGGTCGAGCTGGTGACCGTGCAGACCGAGGGTGACGTGAACAGCGCCGCGATCGCGCAGATCGGCGGCACCGGCGTCTTCGTGACGGCCCTGCGCGACGCGCTGCTGGCCGGCGAGGTCGACCTGGCGGTGCACTCCTACAAGGACCTGCCGACGGCGGCCGCCCCAGGCCTGGTCGTCGCCGCGGTGCCGGTGCGTGCGGATCCCCGCGACGCGCTCGTGGCCCGCGACGGGCTCACCCTCGGCGAGCTGCCGGGCGGTGCCTGCATCGGCACCGGCTCGCCGCGCCGCACGGCGCAGCTGCGCGGCCTGGGCCTGGGTTACGAGGTCGTCCCGATCCGCGGCAACGTCGACACCCGGATCGCCAAGGTGCGCTCCGGCGAGCTCGACGCGGTGGTGCTCGCCCGGGCCGGCCTGGCCAGGCTGGACCGGCTCGGTGACGCCACCGAGGTGATCGACCCGATCACCATGCTGCCGGCCCCGGCCCAGGGGGCGCTGGCGCTCGAGTGCCGCACCGGCGACGAGGAGCTGCGCGGGCTGCTCGCCGCCCTCGACGACGGCGACACCCGTGCGTCGGTGGCCGCCGAGCGTGCGCTGCTCGCCGCGCTGGAGGCCGGCTGTACGGCGCCGGTCGGCGCTCTGGCCCAGGTGGCCGAGGGCGACCCTGACACCGGGGGCGGCCCCGAGATCTACCTGCGCGGCCTGGTGGCCGCCGTCGACGGAACAGACGCCGTCCGCCTCTCGGCGACCGGCTCGACGTCCGAGGCAGCGGAGGTGGGACGCCGGCTCGCGCGCGAGCTGCTCGACCTCGGTGCCGCGGATCTGATGGGAGAACCCGCATGA
- the hemB gene encoding porphobilinogen synthase, translated as MTAFPAARPRRLRRTAALRRLVADVQVRPADLVLPVFVKEGIAAPAPIGSMPGVVQHTRESLKKAAAQAASAGVGGLVLFGIPAVKDARGSGADDPQGIVQLALGDLAAEVGNDLVVMTDLCLDEYTDHGHCGLLTDSGEVDNDATLARYASAALAQARAGSQVVAPSGMMDGQVAAIRAALDGDGFGEVPILAYSAKYASAYYGPFRDAAECAPRFGDRAGYQQDAGRSAQEGVREALLDVAEGADAVMVKPAGAYLDVVRAVADAVDVPVAAYQVSGEYAMVEAAAAQGWIDRERIILEQLTGIRRAGAGMILTYWATEAAGWLR; from the coding sequence GTGACCGCCTTTCCCGCCGCCCGCCCGCGCCGGCTGCGGCGGACCGCCGCACTGCGCCGACTGGTGGCGGACGTGCAGGTGCGGCCGGCGGACCTGGTGCTGCCGGTCTTCGTCAAGGAGGGCATCGCGGCGCCGGCCCCGATCGGCTCGATGCCGGGCGTCGTGCAGCACACCCGGGAGTCGCTGAAGAAGGCTGCTGCGCAAGCGGCCTCCGCCGGTGTCGGCGGGCTGGTCCTGTTCGGCATCCCGGCGGTCAAGGACGCCCGCGGCTCGGGCGCCGACGATCCGCAGGGCATCGTGCAGCTGGCGCTGGGCGACCTGGCGGCCGAGGTCGGGAACGACCTGGTCGTGATGACCGACCTGTGCCTGGACGAGTACACCGACCACGGCCACTGCGGCCTGCTCACCGACAGCGGTGAGGTCGACAACGACGCCACCCTCGCGCGGTACGCCTCGGCGGCTCTGGCGCAGGCGCGTGCCGGCTCGCAGGTCGTCGCGCCGAGCGGGATGATGGACGGCCAGGTCGCGGCGATCCGGGCAGCCCTCGACGGGGACGGCTTCGGCGAGGTGCCGATCCTGGCCTACAGCGCGAAGTACGCCTCCGCCTACTACGGGCCGTTCCGCGACGCTGCCGAGTGCGCCCCGCGGTTCGGCGACCGGGCCGGCTACCAGCAGGACGCCGGGCGCTCGGCTCAGGAGGGTGTCCGCGAGGCGTTGCTGGACGTCGCGGAGGGCGCCGACGCGGTGATGGTGAAGCCGGCCGGTGCCTACCTCGACGTGGTGCGCGCCGTCGCCGACGCGGTCGACGTGCCGGTCGCGGCCTACCAGGTCTCCGGCGAGTACGCGATGGTGGAGGCTGCGGCGGCGCAGGGCTGGATCGACCGGGAGCGGATCATCCTCGAACAGCTCACCGGGATCCGGCGGGCCGGCGCCGGGATGATCCTGACCTACTGGGCGACCGAGGCTGCCGGCTGGCTCCGGTGA